The nucleotide window AAGGAAAAGTATTTGCAAGTGAAGAGGAAGCTAAATCTGCTTACGAACTTGGTAAAGTAGATTTACTTGCTAAAATAAAAGTAAGAAAAGAAGGTAAGATTGTAGAGACAACTGTTGGAAGATTAATATTTAACGAGATACTTCCAAAAGGATACAAATTTGTAAATGAAGTTTTAGACAAGAAAAAAATATCTAAGATTATATCTGACATATATGAAAAATACGGAAACGAAATAGCCGCTCAAACGTTAGATAAAATTAAAGAAACAGGATTTAAGTTTGCAACAAAAGCAGGAGTATCTATAGCTGTCTCTGACCTCGTTGTTCCAAAAGAAAAAGAAAAAATATTAAGCAGAGCTATAAAAGAAGCCGAAGTCGTATGGAATCAGTATGTAGACGGAATTATAACAAAAGGTGAAAGACACAACAAAGTTATAGATATATGGTCTAACGCAACAAACGAAGTTGCTTCTAAGATGTTTGAAGAGATAGAGAAAACAGAAAGAGTAGAAAATGCTAAAAAATATCCCGGTTACTTTAATCCAGTTTATATGATGGCTTCATCAGGTGCAAGAGGTAGTAGAGACCAGATAAGACAGCTTGCAGGAATGCGTGGACTTATGGCAAAACACTCTGGAGAATTTATAGAAACACCTATTATGTCAAACTTCAGAGAAGGACTATCTGTAGTAGAGTACTTCATATCTACATACGGTGCAAGAAAAGGATTGGCAGATACAGCATTAAAAACAGCTGTAGCAGGTTATTTAACAAGAAGACTTGCAGACGTAGCTCAGGATGTAATTATAACAGCGGAAGACTGTGGTACTCTAAAAGGAATTACTGTAGGATCAATAATAGAAAGTGGAGAAATTATAGTACCATTTAAAGATAGAATTATAGGAAGATATTCAGCAGAGGATGTTTTTGACCCTTATACAGGAGAACTTATACTTCCTGCTGGAGAAGAGATAACAGAAGAAATTGCTAATAAGTTTGAAAAGGCAGGAATAGAAAAAGTTAAGATAAGATCTGCTTTAACCTGTGAAATGGAACACGGGGTTTGTGCAAAATGCTATGGAAGAGATTTATCTCAGAAAAAATTAGTTGATGTAGGTGAAGCTGTTGGTATAATAGCAGCTCAGTCAATAGGTGAACCCGGAACACAGCTTACTATGAGAACATTCCACATAGGTGGTGCTGCTACAGCAAAAGCAGTACAAACTCAACATATAGCAACAGAATCAGGAATTGTAAAACTTCAAAACGTTAAATACGTTGTAGATAGAAAAGGAAGAAAGCTTATCATTAACAGAGAAGGCTCTATAAAAATTGTTAATGAAGAAGGAAAAACTTTAGAGAGATTCCCAGCTCCTTACGGTGCTGTCTTATACGTAGAAGATGGACAAAATGTGAACCCTGAAAAAGTACTTGCAGAATGGGAACCATTCAGTGATCCAATAGTAATTGAAAAAGGTGGAGAAGTAGAATTTAGAGACGTTATTCTTGATGTAACTCTTAAAGAAGAAAGAGACAACATTACAGGAAAAACAAGTTATGTAATAACATTCTTAAGACCAAAAGATGCTCAACTTCACACTCCAAGAATGATAGTTAAAGATGATGAAGGTAAAGAGTATGTATACGACTTGCCTGTTAATACAATACTTTTAATACCGAAAGAAAACCTTGAAGAAGTTTGGGATAAATGTTTCTCATGTTCAGAAGTTGAAAAAACAGATGTGTTCCATAAGTATATACAAGTCAAGAAAGGCTTTAGAGTAAATGAAGGTGATGTTATTGCTAAAATACCAAAAGAGAAAGCGAAAGTTAGAGATATAGTTGGTGGTTTACCAAGAGTTGAAGAGTTGCTTGAAGCAAGAGAACCTAAGAATAAAGCTATTATCTCAGAAATAGATGGTATAGTAAGAATATATGAAGATGCTAAAGAAATCACGATAATAAATCCAAAAGAACAGAAAATACAAACTTACAAAATACCAGAAAATACATTTGTTATTGTAAAAAATGGTAGTTTGGTAAAGACTGGACAGAGTTTGGTAGACGATGGTTCTATAAAAGCTGAATTTGACGGAATGGTAAGATTAAAAAGTGAAGGATCCCGTATTGTTGTATTTAACAAAGAGACAGGACAACAGAAAGATTATAAAGTACCAAAAGGTAAGTTTATAATAGTTAAAGATAATGCTGTTGTAAAAGCAGGAGATTCTTTGACAGATGGTTCTCCAAATCCTCACGATATTTTAAGAGTAATGGGTGTGGAAGAATTAGCTGCATTCCTTGTAAAAGAAGCACAGATAGTTTACAGGCTCCAAGGTGTAGAGATAAACGATAAACACTTTGAAGTAATAATTAGACAAATACTTAAGAAAGTTAAGATTGTAGACCCTGGGGACGGTAGATTTTTATTAAACGAAATAGTTGATAAAGATGATTTAGAAGAGGAAATTAGAAAAGTTATAGAAGAAGGAGGAAGACCTCCAAAAGCAGAACCAGTTTTAGTTGGTATAACTAAAGCATCATTGACAACAAGAAGTTGGATATCTGCAGCATCTTTCCAAGAAACAACAAGAGTTTTAGCAGACGCTGCTGTAGAAGGAAAAGTAGATCCATTAAAAGGATTAAAAGAGAACGTAATTATAGGTGGTTTAATACCTGCCGGAACAGGAATAGAGGAGTATGCTGAGGTAGAAGCAGCTTTAGAAGAGAGAGAATCTATAATAGAAGAGAATTAATAAAAGGGAGCTAAATGCTCCCTTGATTTTTTTTACTTTTTCTTTTATAATAATTTTTTCTAATTTTAAAATGGAAAAATTTTGTTTATATTTTAGGAGGATAGCAGTGCCAACTATAAACCAATTAGTTAGAAAAGGTAGAGAGGTCGTAAAGAAAAAGTCAAAAGCTCCCGCATTACAAGGTAACCCCCAGAAAAGGGGCGTCTGTGTTCGTGTTTATACAACCACTCCTAAGAAGCCAAACTCTGCTTTAAGGAAAGTTGCAAGGGTTAGATTGTCTAACGGGATAGAAGTTACATGTTATATTCCAGGAATAGGACACAACCTCCAAGAACACTCTATCGTTTTAGTCAGGGGTGGAAGGGTTAAGGACCTACCTGGAGTAAGATATAAAATAGTGCGTGGTGCTCTTGATGCTGCTGGTGTTAAAGATAGAAAACAATCTCGTTCTAAATACGGTGCTAAAAGACCTAAACCAGGTCAAGCTGCAGCTGCTGGAAAGAAAAAGTAATTAAAAAGGAGAGGTAAGAATGCCAAGAAAAGGATCTGTAAAACCAAGAGAAATAATGCCCGATCCGATTTACAGGGATGTTTTGGTACATAAGCTCATTAATAAGGTTATGGTTGATGGTAAAAAATCAGTTGCAGAGAAGATAGTTTACGGTGCAATGAAAATATTGGCAGAAAAAACAGGAGAGCAACCATTAGAAGCTTTATACAAAGCAATTGAAAATATAAAACCGATTTTAGAAGTAAGACCAAGAAGAGTTGGTGGAGCTACTTATCAAGTTCCAATGGAAGTGCCACCTAGAAGACAAATCTCTCTTGCTCTAAGATGGCTTGTAGAGGCTGCAAGAAGTAGAAGTGGAAGAGGAAACTACACAATGTTGGAAAAACTATCTAATGAATTATTTGATGCTTACAATAATAAAGGAAATGCAGTTAAGAAAAAAGAAGATACCCATAGAATGGCTGAAGCAAACAAAGCATTTTCACATTATAAATGGTGATAATTAAAATTGAAAACTAAATTAGAAATTTCGGAGGAAAAATAAAAATGCCAAGGCAAGTACCGATTGAAAAATTAAGAAATATCGGAATTGTAGCACACATAGACGCAGGTAAAACTACAACCACAGAAAGAATACTATTTTATACAGGAAAAACTTATAAAATTGGTGAAGTTCATGAAGGCGCTGCCACTATGGACTGGATGGAGCAAGAAAAAGAAAGAGGAATTACAATTACAGCAGCGACAACGGCAGCTTACTGGAAAGGATATCAATTGAACATAATTGATACACCGGGGCACGTTGACTTTGGTGTTGAAGTTGTCAGATCTATGAAAGCTCTTGACGGTATTGTATTTGTTTTCTCGTCTGTTGAAGGCGTCCAACCTCAGTCTGAGGCAAACTGGAGATGGGCAGATAGGTTCCAAAAGCCAAGAATAGCGTTCGTAAACAAAATGGACAGAGTTGGAGCAAACTTTTTTGGCGTTTATGAAGATATGAAGAAAAAGTTAGGAACAAATCCTGTTCCTATACAAATTCCTATTGGAGCTGAAGACAGTTTTATCGGTGTTGTAGATTTATTTAAAATGAAAGCTATTGTTTGGGATGGAGACGAACTTGGAGCTAAATTCTCAGAGAAAGATATACCTTCCGATTTAGTAGATTTAGCTCAAGAATGGCGAGATAAAATGATAGAAGCTATAGTTGAAACTGATGAAACCTTAATGGAGAAATACTTTGCTGGCGAAAGTATTTCTGAAGAAGAACTTAAGACAGCTTTAAGAAAAGCTACTATAGAGAGAAAACTTGTTCCAATGCTTTGTGGAACAGCTTTCAAGAATAAAGGAATTCAACCATTATTAGACGCTGTAATAGACTTTTTACCTTCACCTTTAGATTTACCTCCTATAAAAGGTACGAATCCAAATACGGGAGAAGAGGCAGAAAGAAAACCTTTAGATGAAGAACCTTTCTGTGCGTTGGCATTCAAAGTTATGGCAGACCCATACGCAGGACAGGTTACATACTTTAGAGTATACTCTGGTGTTGTAAAAGCTGGACAAACAGTCTTAATCTCAAATAAAGGTAAAAAAGAAAGAGTTGGTAGAATACTTAGAATGCACGCAAACCAGAGAGAAGAAATTACTGAAGTATACGCAGGAGACATTGCAGCCGCTGTTGGTATTGATGCAACTACTGGAGACACACTTTCTGATGAAAAAAATCCAATTATCCTTGAAAAAATGGAATTCCCTGAACCTGTTATTGCTATGGCTATAGAGCCAAAAACTAAGTCAGACCAAGAAAAACTCTCTCAAGTTTTAAATAAGTTTATGAAAGAAGACCCGACTTTTAAAGTTTCTGTTGACCCAGAAACAAACCAAACGTTAATTCACGGAATGGGTGAGTTACACCTTGAAATTATAATAGATAGAATGAAAAGAGAGCATAAACTGGAAGTTAATGTAGGTAAACCACAGGTTGCATACAAGGAAACCATTAGGAAAAAAGCAACAGCTGAAGGTAAATTTATAAGACAGTCTGGTGGTAGAGGTCAGTATGGTCACGTACGGATTGATATAGAACCAAATCCAGAAAAAGAGTATGAATTTGTGGACAAAATTGTTGGTGGAGTTATACCAAAAGAGTTTATTCCTGCAGTAGATGAAGGAATAAAAGAGGCTATGAATCAAGGTGTTGTTGCAGGTTATCCTGTTATAAATGTTAAGGCAACTCTTTTTGATGGTTCATTCCACGAAGTTGACTCTTCTGAAATAGC belongs to Sulfurihydrogenibium subterraneum DSM 15120 and includes:
- the rpsG gene encoding 30S ribosomal protein S7, coding for MPRKGSVKPREIMPDPIYRDVLVHKLINKVMVDGKKSVAEKIVYGAMKILAEKTGEQPLEALYKAIENIKPILEVRPRRVGGATYQVPMEVPPRRQISLALRWLVEAARSRSGRGNYTMLEKLSNELFDAYNNKGNAVKKKEDTHRMAEANKAFSHYKW
- the rpsL gene encoding 30S ribosomal protein S12, which codes for MPTINQLVRKGREVVKKKSKAPALQGNPQKRGVCVRVYTTTPKKPNSALRKVARVRLSNGIEVTCYIPGIGHNLQEHSIVLVRGGRVKDLPGVRYKIVRGALDAAGVKDRKQSRSKYGAKRPKPGQAAAAGKKK
- the rpoC gene encoding DNA-directed RNA polymerase subunit beta', with amino-acid sequence MEAKERKNFQRFDAIRLLLASPEVIRSWSHGEVKKPETLNYRTLKPEKDGLFDARIFGPIKDYECLCGKYKKKKYEGTICDRCGVEVTRSDVRRERFGHIELASPVVHIWYLKSTPSKIGSLLDLTSRDIERVVYFESYLLIEHPTEEEEETFEKDPKTLPILEGGLTKFVKLSVISEEELRQKEYEYSNTEKYEYGMGAEKVKDILSRIDMEVLVRKLKKELHGYAGTFDDLNLEFKLNYPRIYNKAIAEIARKFQEVGLRFGDVEPTEREIDAVIAQGYYVVIEPGNTELKFGQIINIEKNQLNESVVALTGAEALEKLYKAYREKVKEIPIFETIKEAVRNVILKEGSDARLKKLIRRLRLAEGFLHSGNKPEWMILDVLPVIPPDLRPLLPLDGGRFATSDLNDLYRRVINRNNRLKRLIDLDAPEIIVRNEKRMLQEAVDALIDNGRRGRIVTQNNRPLKSLSDSLRGKQGRFRQNLLGKRVDYSGRSVIVVGPELQMHECGLPKQMALELFKPFIYRRLEEKGYATSIKSAKRLVEEKAPEVYECLEEVVKQHPVLLNRAPTLHRMSVQAFEPKLVEGKAIKLHPLVCPPFNADFDGDQMAVHVPLSVEAQLESYILMLSTQNILSPAHGKPVTMPSQDIILGIHYMTQELPGAIGEGKVFASEEEAKSAYELGKVDLLAKIKVRKEGKIVETTVGRLIFNEILPKGYKFVNEVLDKKKISKIISDIYEKYGNEIAAQTLDKIKETGFKFATKAGVSIAVSDLVVPKEKEKILSRAIKEAEVVWNQYVDGIITKGERHNKVIDIWSNATNEVASKMFEEIEKTERVENAKKYPGYFNPVYMMASSGARGSRDQIRQLAGMRGLMAKHSGEFIETPIMSNFREGLSVVEYFISTYGARKGLADTALKTAVAGYLTRRLADVAQDVIITAEDCGTLKGITVGSIIESGEIIVPFKDRIIGRYSAEDVFDPYTGELILPAGEEITEEIANKFEKAGIEKVKIRSALTCEMEHGVCAKCYGRDLSQKKLVDVGEAVGIIAAQSIGEPGTQLTMRTFHIGGAATAKAVQTQHIATESGIVKLQNVKYVVDRKGRKLIINREGSIKIVNEEGKTLERFPAPYGAVLYVEDGQNVNPEKVLAEWEPFSDPIVIEKGGEVEFRDVILDVTLKEERDNITGKTSYVITFLRPKDAQLHTPRMIVKDDEGKEYVYDLPVNTILLIPKENLEEVWDKCFSCSEVEKTDVFHKYIQVKKGFRVNEGDVIAKIPKEKAKVRDIVGGLPRVEELLEAREPKNKAIISEIDGIVRIYEDAKEITIINPKEQKIQTYKIPENTFVIVKNGSLVKTGQSLVDDGSIKAEFDGMVRLKSEGSRIVVFNKETGQQKDYKVPKGKFIIVKDNAVVKAGDSLTDGSPNPHDILRVMGVEELAAFLVKEAQIVYRLQGVEINDKHFEVIIRQILKKVKIVDPGDGRFLLNEIVDKDDLEEEIRKVIEEGGRPPKAEPVLVGITKASLTTRSWISAASFQETTRVLADAAVEGKVDPLKGLKENVIIGGLIPAGTGIEEYAEVEAALEERESIIEEN
- the fusA gene encoding elongation factor G, which produces MPRQVPIEKLRNIGIVAHIDAGKTTTTERILFYTGKTYKIGEVHEGAATMDWMEQEKERGITITAATTAAYWKGYQLNIIDTPGHVDFGVEVVRSMKALDGIVFVFSSVEGVQPQSEANWRWADRFQKPRIAFVNKMDRVGANFFGVYEDMKKKLGTNPVPIQIPIGAEDSFIGVVDLFKMKAIVWDGDELGAKFSEKDIPSDLVDLAQEWRDKMIEAIVETDETLMEKYFAGESISEEELKTALRKATIERKLVPMLCGTAFKNKGIQPLLDAVIDFLPSPLDLPPIKGTNPNTGEEAERKPLDEEPFCALAFKVMADPYAGQVTYFRVYSGVVKAGQTVLISNKGKKERVGRILRMHANQREEITEVYAGDIAAAVGIDATTGDTLSDEKNPIILEKMEFPEPVIAMAIEPKTKSDQEKLSQVLNKFMKEDPTFKVSVDPETNQTLIHGMGELHLEIIIDRMKREHKLEVNVGKPQVAYKETIRKKATAEGKFIRQSGGRGQYGHVRIDIEPNPEKEYEFVDKIVGGVIPKEFIPAVDEGIKEAMNQGVVAGYPVINVKATLFDGSFHEVDSSEIAFKIAGSMAFREAMKKADPVLLEPIMHVEVDTPEDYMGDVMGDLNRRRGRILGMEKKGNTQTIKAEVPLAEMFGYATDLRSLTQGRATFVMTFERYEEVPRHIAEQVAGQRNKSHD